From the genome of Papaver somniferum cultivar HN1 unplaced genomic scaffold, ASM357369v1 unplaced-scaffold_21, whole genome shotgun sequence:
tctcacccacaactaagagttgctacgacccaaagtcgaagacttgttaaacaaatctgtctcacacagaaaagtctattggaatagataaatctgtctcccacagaaatacctatgagttttgttgcgtcttttgataaatcaaggtgcacaggaaccaattgataaatcagacccataatcccaaagaacagcctagtattatcaatcacctcacaataatcgtatggaagcgaaataagatattgtggaatcacaaacgatgagacgaagatgtttgtgtctactttttatcttgcttatcggggaataaatctcgagccaatcttaaagaagatagtactcaatacgatagaaatggAAAGATTAGATCACCCAACTACAATGAAAacagttgggtttggcttcataatcccaatgaagtcttcaagtcgttaacctacagggttccgtgaaaaacctaaagttaaaggagaatctactctagtttatgcaactaatatcacacagaagtatggggattaagtttcctagttactagagttctcctttatacagttttcaaatcagcgtttgcaatctaagttaccttggtaacaaagtattcaatattcactgttagatgaaaacctgattagattcaagctaatatctttcaaccgttagatcgaacttaacttcttatacacaaatgaaatgtacattcatttaggtttgagtaactgtacctaaacgtgtacaccaagttggctcaacaataattgaccgaagttatccatatgaacacacTCGTATCaaacttgttcatcttaaccataactacttcaaacgactcaaatgaaactagttaaagagttgttcaattgttatattatcatagaagtatacaagaacacaatagaagcaaaatcagtttgattcactcaaatcaattcatgaacattatagccacggtttgcaaagatcgcattccttattatataaatgtattagttcatgtacacaaccgattttagaactttaaccttcaagtatgcaaacgggtacgcatacttgaaatacctggaccaagattgggtttcgccagtatgcatactggtacgcatacttccaatcCTAGCAGAAAAACTCGGacatgaacctcacgccagtatgcgtatgggtgcacatacttaggttccctgatttctcaaaccaataggtacgcatacgggtatgcatactatggttcccggacatggattgcatatgtgcaagagtgcacaacatgtcacaatctaataatggttaagtggtctaaactcttatttcaatcattgaaactttcttagaggatgacaatagccgttttcacacactattagcatcaaatcaattttcaagttattgaaataatcataacgaaacattccaagtctacaccaaatgattgtatcacagaaactatgtaagatgttactcggaaattttcacatgatcatctttttactttcgtcaagaatataagatgaacttggtcgaagcgaaagcttaccaacacatatttcgagaaatatgtaagcgagttaaactcagctcgaagtaTCAAATGTGCATAGTAGAAAACTATGTAGAACTACGACTTAtgtttcaatataggagatagagtagaaatagactttccaagtgatagatgagtttcagtctctatataccttttgttgatgaagttccacaagctctccttagtagttcttcgtcttcaaatgatgaacgccttgaagtctaatgctcaactacacaacctatatcctagtctgatacatctataagtggactagaaatcaagacttatagttttgatcactaacattgacaaacaagcttgatatatcaacgcttgcgtgttcgaccgagcaatgctctaaaaatctctctctttgtccattttagtgacaaaactatcaatatatatagattacaaaataaacaaaactttgtaccttctcatccaaatgcttgatctccttggatcttcaacattactcgaaatgttcgtcacttacaagtactccatgattctaaacgtgttcaactcagcatcatagttgttgaagatccgtagcgataacaatgagaaaacagttgctctcaattattgttatacagtgtcataatattattacacaacgtcaaagttcaattgtaccaaaccatatgtatttgttgtatgaaactacacattaattctccccctttttgtcaatataaattggcaaaggtacgaaaactagtgggatcctaatgaaattttcatagagatacatcatgaccaaaagacaacaacatatcaactttttatatGCAACcgtatagccgaagctaaatgcattcatcaaggagtttataaagatataagaaaactcctataatattccacagccggactccccacaaagatttggcaattaagcacaagttgaattaagaactctccctcataaaatgtcattccagaaagaacaacaagagcgaccttacttttacgagaaaagaatgatttctatGGATATAGTCAAATcatatgaaaacatgaatttgtatccaaaaatcacaattgaatcaaccacaaggaaaatgatcaattcaattggtcgtgcttgacataagaaaacttacggaacaacacaatacatacacaaagatgtggatcagggaaatatcaatactttggaataaacaaagattcattctatttttcatcactatttgcacaatgacattcaatagacttaatatttgtaaacaaaagttcatcatatcttccatcaatatttgcataaagacataatatgcttaacttttgttgtcgaAAGTTCATtccatcttttatcaatatttgcatatcgatatataatagaaataacttttgaacatgtatgggacagtcaaggttcacggacgtaaataacatatcccataacaaattgcaatatatgaaaccataaaggctaatactgcaaaaatcatcttccaaataacttagaatttaaataaataaatatgaaaacattgaaagatgaaaacgttggcaatagctatgtgtactcacaataatggctattccaaaccctagttatccttcataaaacacaagaataaattctcataagaagtttcctagaaattgtagagctttctcaaggCATCTACTgataattccttctcattattgaaaaactcattgataatgggatcaatcaattcctccaaatcttcagaaatatcagttaactcactaagttttcTTTTCAGTCAACGCGGAGTGTTCTTTATTAGAgtcaacatttgttcatagtgagatatttcttctaaagacgaaacgatttgagattttaaatcatttctttttctgatgaaatctttcaccatagccctgaagttattatcaaaatgacaaaaagACAATAGGCACTTAGAGGAAGAACCTGAATCATTAATCGTAGCCTTCGGCTTTCTCTTCCTTGAGGACTGGATTCCTTCACATAGATACACATTGACAGATTCTACTGCATTCCTTTTTGTGAACCTCTAGTTATAGGTGCCATGAGACTATATCTTTTAAAGAGAAAAGTTGAAGTAcaattttgatcacaaatgaacATAAACAGACTTACAGGATAACTAACCCTAAAGAAACTTTGTAAACGTCtccacggttcatgatccattatctatcttaacaacaaaatattcacttgctcaaaataactTTTAGTTATAAATAGGATAATGAGAAATAACCAACATATTTTACAGGGCTTGATCAACCTTGATGTGATCCTTATTCTCAAGTCAAAAATAAGGATTACAATACATTACTATGACTAGATAGTAATGGAGTGACCAAAATGTTCACTTCTTGTGTCACAAGGTGACATATCAAGGTTTGTTGGATAAACAGActtacctcgtctgactctgATTCTTTTAGACATCTTCTTCTTGTACTCAGGCGATTGCTATTTCTCTAGAGTCatattcatcctttgcatgtcattttgaagtttggcaattcttttgttattgttcttgaatttccaacacttgttttgaacatgacttgcacttccacaaaacgaacaacacAAAGAAGAGTTTTTATTTTGTAGAGAtgacttctgtttatcacaatttATAAGATCAGTTATTCCAGTACCGTCTGGAAAAAATGAGTTGATTGTGCTCACAATATTGTTTTTGAACCTTAAACCTTTTGTATTCCCAAAAGCGTTttgaccaaacaacattgctgaaatcttgtcggagcttcctgacaacctttgcaggtcacgcTTGACAGAATTAATCTCTTTGTCTTTCAGAGAtggggttctggtgaattcatcattaagacagtcaatctcaagacttttcacctgaagtgatgattcaagttgaaaaggcgagggtacccaaatatacctgaagctaaaacttttcctacctataagtcctttctccgaaagtgattgtctatggactgagtcgagacaatacaactaatcggttcacacttcgtgtgatcgtctatggatacgagattgagacaatacaacaacgaagtatgtttacttcaaAAGTATAAACcaatcccataaatcaaaagcacaAAACAAAAACCTATCCAACTTCTGGAAAAGTTAATTTTCCGCTTAAAATTAATTTTCGAAGATATATTATAACGCGTTTGGTTACGATTTTGCTTCTGAAGTCAAAAACAGAAGTTAAAAGTCCAGAtagtttgcttcacaaaaagtcgaTTTTTCTCTTTTAGATTTCTAGAATTCTACACCCAGACTGACTTCTTGTCTTTAATTTCTAGAAGTCCAATGGTTACTTTTGGATGTGTATCCAAACACACTTTCCCTTGTAAAACCTGCTGCAAATTTACCTTGTGACGCTTTCCGATATTCGTTTGGGTGGAAATAAAACAGTCATCATTCACTCGGAAATAAAAAAAGTCTAAAAGACTGTATGTGTATCTGATGAAAGCAAAAAAGTCTAAAGGACACTAAACCCAATGCAGAATCCAATTTTCTCTGTCTaatcaatcttcatcttcttcgtcattATTGTTTCCTTTTCACAACTTCATCATCACCAATTCATCATAATCAGATCCTCCTTCTTTCTAATAATTAACCAGCATTCGTGTCTGTGGGATCTGCTTTCATCATCATCAGATCTCCATCTCATCATCTTCTCCTCCTTCAAATTACAATCAACCAATGGGATCATTCAAAGGCCATGTATTACCAGGAACTTTATTCCTATTAGTAGGGATGTGGCATATATGGAGTGCAATAATCAGATACGTATCCAATCCAAAATCATTTAGGGTTAAACCTTGGAATCCAATTCCTGGTAGTGATGGTTCTAAATTGAGAAATCTAGAACTCTATGTCATAGCAATTGGATCTTTCATTGATTTGTGTGTTGAGCTTTTATACGCTCCTCATCTGAAATTCTTTGTCAATGGAGTCTTGAATCCGTCTCATATGAATAATTTTGAGCATTCTGGTATGCtcatcatgttcttcatctttgcTCTCATCGCTTTGTTATCTCAGGAAACCaggtatttttttcttctctgaatCTATGAAATTTTGGTAAATTTTGTCAAACACGTGGTGTACTAGCTTGGGTATTATCATCATGACATTCAATTGTTTCAACAAAGAGTCTTTTTTATTCATAAAGGGCATGGATTATGATCCCCACTTTACACAACAAACTGTCATATTGATTGATTGAATGAATGATGATAATCTGCTGGTGCAATTAGTGTGATTTGAAGAATTTTGTAATTTTGAGCACATAATTTGTACTGTCTGGTGAAATTTTAGAGTTAGACCATGTGAATTTGTTATTTGTAGAGTCTGGGACATTTTTAAGTAGTGTGTAAATTCACTAGTATTTGTTTGTTCTCTTTACTTTTGGAGTAAACCCCACTGGAAACAAAAAGGCATTCCATGATTATATGTTTAAAGAGGTAAAAGAGAAAAACTTATATAATTAGCTTATAAATCAGTGTACGTGTAGATTCCATTGAAAGTAATAATCTACCATGTTCACTGAATCTTGATGCTTTATTTGTTTCGGTCTGGTCTAGTAATTCTTCCGGGGAAATAATGCGAGGTTTCAATATGTTTCCTGAACAAGTTGGAAATTTCAAAGTATTGTTTCGTTTCTGTGTGAGAACCCCTTGGTATTTATGCATCAGCCTTGTCGGCGTTTGACAATGTTTCTCTTTTTTATTGGCTTGTAGTTTTTTACCTCTACCGGATGAAGCATTGTGTTTGATTGCTGCAACAGCATTTAGTACAGAGTATTTCTTATTCTATTTCCATTCAACTAATCATAAAGGTCTCGAAGGTTACTACCATCTCTTGTTAGTCATCCTCATTGGTCTCTGTATAATCTCAACAGTTGCTGGTGCTTTAATCCCAACTAGTTTCGCTCTTGATTTATCCTCTGGAATTTCTATTACTCTTCAAGGGCTTTGGTTTTACCAGACGGCTTTTACTCTTTACGGACCTATGATGCCAGAGGGTTGTTTGCTCAAGGGAGACAATATAGTGTGCAAGTCTCTCAACAATCAAGTTCGAGGAGAACTGCTCGCGAATTTTCAGCTTTTCAGCTTAGTTTTTGGTGTTtttgttggtgttgttggtttTTATGGTTTTGCTGCTTCAAGATATGGGCATTCAGATCTTAGAAGATTGGTCGGAGTTGTTGATGATGGGTTTGACAGAGATTAGAAGATTGCTCGATAACTATCAAGAACTTTCTTCATACAGAATTCCCAATTCCGTGCTCCCGCTATACAatactcaacatcatcaacactgTGACAGTAAGAAGTTCCAATTGAACAAAAAGGATGCAACTGACTGCGACACAACCTTATTCagaggaagtttctcaatttctctTATTGCAATACTACATCTGACACCAACTCCCAGTCCAAGGGGTACTGAACAACCAGAAAAGAAACCTCTGAAGTACAACAATGTAAGTAGCAGGGAAGGGGATGTATATGTTAATAGCAGTTTTCTGCAAGCCTTCTGTTCATTTATCAAAAATTGTAGGGATTTCAAGCAAGCTTCTTTAGACGGGAGAACCTTTATATgaccttctttttttctttccttcaagATATGGGCATACATAATCACCACTACCAGCTGCTTGAAGAAGTTCACagtaagtaaatttttttttgacaatGAACATTATTTTATCTTACCACAACTTGTTCCCCCTGCGTGCCCTTCTTTATTTTCATGCCGATGTTGTGATGACCGGGTACGGTGTTGGTTTCATATTTTTTCAAGGGTAGCTCTATCAGTACTAGGTGCTGATTCTTGAATCATCATTGTTAGCCCAAAAAATAATTTGTCGCGGTTGGCTTGTAATCTAATTGCTAGTTGTGATATTGTTTCTGGCGGAAAAGTATTTGATTGAATGGAGAGTGCATATCTGATTTCTTGAAATTCTTAAATTCATGGGTATGTATGATGCGGAGGAAATGAACTTGCTCAGAActtgtttgataaaatgtctcGTAGGATACATCGGTTCATGGGTTTACTACTGACGGAAATATACAAGTGTTTGATACCAGAGGAGAGAATCTAATGAAGCACCGAAGTTATTTCAAAAAATGCAATTAGCCAATGTAAAACTATAACctgacaagaaaacaaattgtttGACAATGGTCGGTGTACTGTCAGCCTGTGGCGA
Proteins encoded in this window:
- the LOC113339334 gene encoding transmembrane protein 45B-like, with amino-acid sequence MGSFKGHVLPGTLFLLVGMWHIWSAIIRYVSNPKSFRVKPWNPIPGSDGSKLRNLELYVIAIGSFIDLCVELLYAPHLKFFVNGVLNPSHMNNFEHSGMLIMFFIFALIALLSQETSFLPLPDEALCLIAATAFSTEYFLFYFHSTNHKGLEGYYHLLLVILIGLCIISTVAGALIPTSFALDLSSGISITLQGLWFYQTAFTLYGPMMPEGCLLKGDNIVCKSLNNQVRGELLANFQLFSLVFGVFVGVVGFYGFAASRYGHSDLRRLVGVVDDGFDRD